One segment of Bradyrhizobium sp. WD16 DNA contains the following:
- a CDS encoding MaoC family dehydratase — MATNISRDEYLKLVGKEIGVSPWHLIDQSRIDRFAEVTEDHQFIHVDPERSRKTPFGTTIAHGFLTLSLLSVFAYEVLPSLEGAAMGVNYGFDKLRFLSPVRSGSRVRGRFTLTGATMRTPKELLARTGVTVEIEGEDKPALVADWLGLTVFT; from the coding sequence ATGGCGACGAATATTTCGCGAGACGAATATCTCAAGCTGGTGGGCAAGGAGATCGGGGTGTCGCCATGGCATCTCATCGACCAATCCCGCATCGACCGCTTCGCCGAGGTCACCGAGGATCACCAGTTCATTCACGTCGATCCGGAGCGCTCGCGAAAGACGCCGTTCGGCACCACCATCGCCCATGGCTTCCTCACGTTGTCGCTGCTCAGCGTCTTCGCCTACGAGGTGCTGCCCTCGCTCGAAGGCGCGGCCATGGGGGTCAATTACGGCTTCGACAAGCTGCGTTTCCTGTCGCCGGTGAGGTCGGGCTCGCGGGTGCGCGGTCGCTTTACGCTCACCGGCGCGACCATGCGCACGCCGAAAGAACTGCTGGCGCGCACCGGCGTGACGGTTGAAATCGAAGGAGAGGACAAGCCCGCCCTGGTTGCCGACTGGCTCGGTCTGACCGTGTTCACCTGA
- a CDS encoding formate dehydrogenase subunit gamma gives MDFHDDEGGANRPSYEPWSEARAGEIIAELRSLDGATLPILHALQESFGYVPEDAVPLIAAALNLSRAEVHGVVTFYHDFRREPAGRHVLKICSAEACQAMGCQDLAARAERALGIAMGETSRDGQVTLEPVYCLGLCAVAPSAMIDGRMVGRLDETRLDALVAEVRR, from the coding sequence ATGGATTTTCATGACGACGAGGGCGGGGCGAACCGCCCCAGCTATGAGCCATGGAGCGAAGCGAGGGCCGGCGAGATCATCGCCGAGCTGAGGTCGCTCGACGGCGCGACCCTGCCGATCCTCCACGCTCTGCAAGAATCCTTCGGCTATGTCCCCGAGGACGCGGTGCCACTGATCGCAGCGGCGCTCAATCTGTCGCGCGCCGAAGTTCACGGCGTCGTTACCTTCTATCATGACTTCCGCCGCGAACCGGCCGGGCGACACGTCCTCAAGATCTGCAGCGCCGAGGCCTGCCAGGCCATGGGCTGTCAGGATCTTGCGGCGAGGGCGGAAAGGGCGCTCGGCATTGCCATGGGCGAGACCAGTCGCGATGGTCAGGTCACCCTCGAGCCGGTCTATTGCCTCGGACTTTGCGCCGTGGCTCCGTCGGCGATGATCGATGGCCGAATGGTCGGCCGTCTCGACGAAACCCGTCTTGACGCCCTCGTCGCGGAGGTTCGCCGATGA
- a CDS encoding LysR family transcriptional regulator, with product MIDKLEFLIALAREQHFGRAAEYCNVSQPTLSAGIKQLEESLGLLLVNRGSRFQGFTPEGERVLVWARRIVGDARAMREDVDALKHGLVGHIRLAAIPTALAMTATLTTPFRAKHPGVKFSIISSTSIEALRLLENLEVDAGLTYLDNEPLGNVTTVPLYFEEYRLLTAPDGELGDRDVVSWAEVGRIPLCLLTPNMQNRRIIDQLLQQAGASASPTLESNSMIVLYAHVRTGRWASVMPARLAETLGLTDKVRSIPIVEPSTVHSIGLVLPHREPMTPLAAALAEEARLIARTMPRA from the coding sequence ATGATCGACAAGCTGGAATTCCTCATTGCGCTGGCCCGCGAACAGCATTTCGGCCGGGCCGCCGAATACTGCAATGTCAGCCAGCCGACGCTGTCGGCCGGGATCAAGCAGCTTGAGGAATCCCTGGGGCTGCTGCTGGTCAATCGCGGCTCGCGCTTTCAGGGATTTACCCCGGAGGGGGAACGGGTCCTGGTCTGGGCGCGGCGCATCGTCGGCGATGCCCGCGCCATGCGCGAGGATGTCGATGCCCTCAAGCACGGCCTCGTCGGTCATATCCGGCTGGCGGCGATCCCGACCGCGCTGGCGATGACCGCGACGCTGACAACGCCGTTTCGCGCCAAGCATCCGGGCGTGAAGTTCTCGATCATCTCCTCGACTTCGATCGAGGCCCTGCGCCTGCTCGAAAACCTCGAGGTTGATGCCGGGCTGACCTATCTCGACAACGAGCCGCTGGGCAATGTCACCACCGTGCCGCTCTACTTCGAGGAGTATCGGCTGCTGACGGCACCTGACGGCGAGCTCGGCGATCGCGACGTGGTGAGCTGGGCCGAGGTCGGCAGGATTCCGCTCTGCCTGCTCACACCCAACATGCAGAACCGGCGCATCATCGACCAACTGCTGCAACAGGCCGGCGCGTCGGCATCGCCGACCCTGGAATCGAACTCCATGATCGTGCTCTATGCCCACGTCCGCACCGGCCGCTGGGCCAGTGTGATGCCCGCGCGCCTCGCCGAGACGCTGGGACTGACCGACAAGGTGCGATCAATTCCCATTGTCGAGCCGTCGACCGTGCATTCCATCGGGCTTGTGCTGCCGCATCGCGAACCGATGACGCCGCTCGCCGCGGCTCTTGCTGAGGAGGCGCGATTGATCGCCCGGACAATGCCCCGGGCCTGA
- a CDS encoding SDR family NAD(P)-dependent oxidoreductase, with protein MTIRFDGRVAIVTGAGNGLGRAHALGLAARGAKVVVNDFGGARDGTGGSLGPAETVVEEIRQAGGDAMADGADVSSFEQVEAMVAKATEKWGAVDLMVANAGILRDKSFSKMEPADFRKVIDVHLIGTFNCCKAVWNGMRERNYGRIVITTSSSGLFGNFGQANYGAAKAAMAGLMNVLAEEGRKNNVRVNTISPTAATRMTEELLPPQALQLLRPESITPAVLFLLSENAPTRTIMGAGAGSFAVIRILESEGVNLPETEWTPDAVAAHFDAIADMSKARALEGAFQQTQKYVAQAAARLGIKL; from the coding sequence ATGACGATCAGATTTGACGGGCGGGTGGCGATCGTGACCGGCGCCGGCAACGGCCTCGGCCGCGCTCACGCGCTGGGACTTGCGGCGCGTGGCGCCAAGGTCGTGGTCAATGATTTCGGCGGTGCGCGCGACGGCACCGGCGGCTCGCTCGGACCAGCGGAAACCGTCGTCGAGGAGATCCGCCAGGCCGGCGGTGATGCAATGGCCGACGGCGCCGACGTCTCCAGCTTCGAGCAGGTCGAGGCCATGGTGGCCAAGGCCACCGAGAAATGGGGCGCGGTCGACCTGATGGTCGCCAACGCCGGTATTCTGCGTGACAAATCGTTCTCCAAGATGGAGCCGGCTGATTTCCGCAAGGTGATCGACGTCCACCTGATCGGCACCTTCAACTGCTGCAAGGCGGTGTGGAACGGCATGCGCGAGCGCAATTACGGCCGCATCGTCATCACCACCTCGAGTTCCGGGCTGTTCGGCAATTTCGGTCAGGCCAATTACGGCGCGGCCAAAGCCGCCATGGCTGGGCTGATGAACGTTCTGGCCGAAGAGGGCCGCAAGAACAACGTCCGCGTCAACACCATCTCGCCGACGGCGGCGACGCGCATGACCGAAGAACTGCTGCCGCCCCAGGCGCTGCAGCTGCTCAGGCCGGAATCGATCACCCCGGCCGTGCTGTTCCTGCTGAGCGAGAATGCGCCGACCCGCACCATCATGGGCGCCGGTGCCGGCTCCTTCGCCGTGATCCGGATTCTGGAGAGCGAGGGGGTCAATTTGCCGGAAACCGAATGGACGCCCGACGCCGTGGCAGCGCATTTCGATGCCATCGCCGACATGAGCAAGGCGAGGGCCCTGGAGGGTGCCTTCCAGCAGACCCAGAAATACGTCGCCCAGGCGGCGGCGCGGCTCGGCATCAAGCTCTGA